A genome region from Ctenopharyngodon idella isolate HZGC_01 chromosome 5, HZGC01, whole genome shotgun sequence includes the following:
- the LOC127513194 gene encoding protein shortage in chiasmata 1 ortholog isoform X4, whose translation MNNHTVSNSCGRTQQSASFKTVRYKGIDYISEASVRCRLMMNVLEIPVPFQLDGNIYPHNGHLLDIAYRVPWKNKISMCTLQMTGSVMDDLKANIHFSDCLERFSVLQTGRRLEEVVPSSNPASQCSIGTAEVLWLLDGVESSAIRSPWEESFSPCTPDACCFTCDDLTLPEEVIFGDHLQRFKSHLPPFQTMLQRLKIMTVSDPVLNSSVNLLEGLVFRHCASYDAVLDEETGATFTGGNVIEVFKKEAALNEESLMLPVELHMDSSRRQEPIFSFAKLQGFLNVTREPIEERFPLKDLFKEATFADKLTTELEILEMAESSLANVTFKEPKSPVALRSYAEMELDLPLSPCNHTLCLPDLFMPSRLLSAEILSPVYKQHFMSDSDCENMEKAVWMAEKHPQCASKFLLAEPQVTKPLVHIQSLSELLTLLKVEMEPVPEPKDNMGQFHFTDSTVTMPNLSIYTEKIYTKKCKRAVRESHMDEIFSPLSIVKIDELLSKCASNAGNEQNHSVSSALPSSGRPTAVHPSQSKPLQSAVPTQVERGTTVKFFIMERMSHQGDSSTVTTTGGIDCKAVEIEQHMSSPAERCFGSQTISSTCLSEKQHSLVEMSKSSPLKHGVKDIEVISTIRKLPEKSEQRRENIISKSSPLSNCFRGRKGNNSVVHTYEDTLMSFVTLRKMSPMQKPQQSSPTSAVTVNQNSIGKALPDNRINVVNHASDAGRSVIASEKSFPCEEKQEIISKIVYVQATESQRHAYRELHAMALPSMSKMQKLGISALNNRDFGTLSSELTRFLLKQQERMLRTEQDADSVNEMPLLHILVTLKEHVLFGCDLNAAAEYLAQAKDSCTLSCLNELLRKFEVLQYLSQKRQEPNPKLLELQEQINTWMNSHANHNTRVLVLTVNGVNKELLSALNQVSGNSVSEIVPGEGKHKVVSREVMDRLSYSRCVVVCSQHIGPDFPWQSFSVVFELHCVGHSPFGSVCSERNIDFISFSTAVPESTDISEESTAKSYLDTVPFVLLITDGLLNRLKIQFTLETMYNIVLLERKHSPSALKLGGTHFDVITVDETTAILIQELSELDMKIGQASERVVMRLSALSLQFSRCWLILHCAENHRALISSNIYINLVHIYSASVLFGIKSEKFDVKVLMVCEEEEIASYIYQISLHTLMNSERDGLSWLDRDWLSVRPTEAEHCLLHFPCINPLIAQLMLRRAPSLQWLLGASFFELQEMFPQIPHKVIKLFSDITAESKVKKATLKSENTPFSDINSPAHPHLPPWTQDLDKPQLDLEDKTPYSQFTQLIAGHNRRRGEETWRKNELSLPDSTHSHSFNPLLPSQFSQASATVSVWQPQGEGFIQHPNLVPGRAVPRGSARVPLAPLPTSEVLGFRNTACAFSSRPQGQTHRSSPENDPPRTTGEERKRRGGEDAHSDFGPNLRDYWSVFTGETSVQQKSSLNCIAEETTAILKTHFFPIGNRSSGR comes from the exons ATGAATAATCACACCGTGTCTAATTCATGTGGTCGAACCCAACAAAGTGCAAGTTTCAAGACTGTCAGGTATAAGGGTATTGATTACATCTCTGAG GCTTCAGTCAGATGCAGACTGATGATGAACGTGTTAGAAATTCCAGTTCCATTCCAGCTAGACGGCAACATCTACCCTCACAATGGACACTTGTTAGACATCGCTTACCGGGTACCATGGA AGAACAAAATATCCATGTGTACTCTACAAATGACTGGATCTGTAATGGATGACTTGAAGGCCAACATACATTTCAGTGACTGTTTGGAAAG GTTCAGTGTGTTGCAGACAGGAAGAAGACTAGAGGAAGTGGTTCCCAGCTCTAATCCTGCCTCTCAGTGCAGTATTGGTACTGCAGAAGTCCTCTGGCTTTTAGATGGAGTTGAGAGCAGTGCCATCAGGTCACCTTGGGAAGAGAGTTTCAGTCCATGTACACCAGATGCATGTTGCTTTACCTGTGATG ATCTCACTCTGCCAGAGGAGGTGATATTCGGTGACCATCTGCAGCGGTTCAAAAGCCACCTGCCTCCATTTCAAACGATGCTTCAGAGGCTGAAGATCATGACTGTCTCGGATCCTGTTCTCAATTCATCAGTAAATCTCTTAGAAGGGCTTGTTTTTAG ACACTGTGCCTCATATGATGCAGTTTTAGACGAAGAAACGGGTGCCACATTTACTGGAGGAAATGTTATAGAGGTGTTCAAAAAAGAGGCAGCACTGAATGAAGAG TCACTAATGTTGCCTGTTGAACTTCATATGGATTCATCCCGAAGACAAGAGccaattttttcttttgcaaaacTGCAAGGTTTTCTAAATGTCACCCGAGAACCAATAGAAGAACGTTTCCCCTTGAAAGATCTTTTTAAAGAAG ccACCTTCGCTGATAAACTCACGACTGAGTTGGAGATCCTGGAAATGGCTGAAAGCAGTTTAGCTAACGTCACCTTTAAGGAGCCAAAATCTCCAG TTGCTTTGAGGTCTTATGCTGAGATGGAATTAGACCTGCCTCTTTCACCATGTAATCATACGCTGTGTCTACCAGACCTGTTTATGCCCAGCAGACTTCTGTCAGCTGAAATCCTGTCACCAGTTTATAAGCA GCATTTCATGTCAGACAGTGATTGTGAAAATATGGAAAAAGCCGTTTGGATGGCAGAGAAACATCCCCAATGCGCGTCTAAGTTTTTACTTGCTG AACCACAGGTAACTAAGCCCTTGGTCCACATTCAGTCACTTTCAGAGCTTCTTACACTGCTGAAGGTGGAGATGGAACCAGTCCCAGAACCCAAAGATAATATGGGCCAGTTTCACTTCACGGACAGTACAGTGACGATGCCTAATCTCTCCATCTACACTGAgaaaatttacacaaaaaaatgcaAGAGAGCTGTGAGAGAATCACACATGGATGAAATATTCTCACCACTGTCTATTGTGAAAATAGATG AGTTGCTGAGTAAGTGTGCCTCAAATGCTG GAAATGAGCAAAATCACTCTGTTTCCTCAGCACTGCCATCTTCAGGCCGTCCCACTGCAGTTCACCCTTCCCAGAGTAAGCCTCTGCAGTCAGCTGTACCTACACAGGTGGAGAGAGGGACGACTGTGAAGTTCTTCATAATGGAGCGCATGTCTCACCAAGGAGACAGTTCTACAGTGACAACAACTGGAGGAATAGACTGTAAAGCTGTAGAGATAGAGCAACACATGTCTAGTCCAGCAGAAAGATGCTTTGGGAGCCAGACAATTTCCTCCACATGTCTTTCAGAGAAACAACACAGTTTGGTCGAGATGTCTAAGTCATCTCCATTGAAGCACGGTGTTAAAGATATTGAAGTAATATCCACTATACGTAAACTTCCTGAGAAGTCAGAACAGAGAAGAGAAAACATAATCTCTAAATCATCTCCGTTATCAAACTGTTTTAGAGGCAGAAAGGGAAACAATTCAGTAGTTCATACTTACGAAGACACTTTAATGTCTTTTGTGACATTAAGAAAGATGAGTCCAATGCAAAAACCTCAACAGAGCAGTCCAACATCTGCAG TAACCGTGAATCAGAATTCTATTGGAAAAGCCTTGCCCGATAACAGGATAAATGTAGTGAATCACGCCTCAGATGCAGGAAGGAGTGTCATTGCCTCTGAGAAGAGCTTTCCCTGTGAAGAGAAGCAAGAGATCATCAGCAAGATTGTATACGTCCAAGCCACAG AGAGTCAGAGACATGCTTATAGGGAACTGCATGCGATGGCTCTGCCCTCTATGAGTAAAATGCAGAAGTTGGGCATCTCTGCTTTGAACAACAGAGACTTTGGCACTCTGTCTTCCGAACTCACACGATTCCTTCTAAAGCAGCAGGAGCGAATGCTTCGGACAGAACAGG ATGCAGATAGTGTTAATGAGATGCCACTGCTACATATTCTGGTAACACTGAAGGAACACGTCCTCTTCGGATGTGACCTCAATGCAGCTGCTG AGTACCTGGCTCAGGCGAAGGACTCCTGTACTCTTAGCTGTTTGAATGAGCTGTTGAGGAAGTTTGAGGTATTGCAGTATCTGAGTCAGAAGAGGCAGGAGCCCAACCCTAAACTACTGGAGCTCCAGGAGCAAATCAACACATGGATGAACTCCCACGCTAACCACAACACTAGA GTCCTAGTGTTAACAGTGAATGGTGTAAACAAAGAGCTGCTTTCAGCTCTCAACCAGGTATCAG GAAACTCTGTGTCTGAAATCGTCCCGGGTGAAGGAAAGCATAAAGTAGTGAGCAGAGAAGTGATGGACAG ACTGTCCTACAGTAGGTGTGTCGTTGTGTGCAGTCAGCACATTGGTCCTGATTTCCCATGGCAGAGTTTCAGTGTGGTGTTTGAGCTTCACTGTGTGGGTCACTCGCCCTTCGgcagtgtgtgttcagagaGAAACATCGACTTTATCTCCTTCTCCACTGCAGTGCCTGAATCCA CAGATATCTCAGAAGAATCAACTGCTAAATCATATCTGGACACTGTTCCATTTGTGCTGCTCATCACGGATGGTTTACTGAACCGCTTAAAGATACAGTTCACACTGGAGACAAT GTACAATATTGTTCTGCTGGAGAGGAAACATTCTCCATCTGCACTGAAGCTGGGCGGAACCCATTTTGATGTCATCACTGTGGATGAGACCACTGCCATCCTCATCCAG GAGCTGAGTGAGTTGGACATGAAGATTGGACAAGCATCTGAGCGTGTCGTCATGAGACTCTCAGCACTATCTCTGCAGTTCAGCCGCTGCTGGCTCATTCTGCACTGTGCCGAGAACCACAGGGCATT GATTTCCAGTAACATCTATATAAATCTGGTTCATATCTATTCTGCATCTGTGCTGTTCGGAATCAAGTCTGAGAAGTTTGATGTCAAG gtgttAATGGTGTGTGAGGAAGAAGAGATAGCGAGCTACATCTATCAGATCTCCTTACATACTCTGATGAATTCAGAGAGAGATGGACTGAGCTGGTTGGATAGAGATTGGCTCAGTGTGCGGCCCACAGAG gcAGAGCATTGCCTATTGCATTTTCCCTGCATTAATCCTCTGATTGCTCAACTGATGTTGAGGAGAGCTCCATCACTGCAGTGGCTGCTGGGAGCTTCTTTCTTTGAGCTGCAGGAAATGTTCCCACAGATCCCTCACAAAGTCATTAAG CTTTTCAGTGATATTACAGCTGAGTCCAAAGTCAAAAAGGCCACCCTGAAGAGTGAGAATACACCCTTCTCAGACATAAACAGCCCAGCTCATCCTCATCTGCCTCCCTGGACTCAGGATCTTGATAAACCTCAGTTAGACCTGGAGGATAAGACGCCATATAGCCAGTTTACACAGTTGATTG CAGGTCATAACagaagaagaggagaggaaACATGGAGAAAAAATGAATTATCTCTTCCAGATTCAACTCACTCTCACTCATTCAACCCCTTATTGCCAAGTCAGTTCAGCCAAGCTTCAGCTACAGTGAGCGTCTGGCAGCCGCAGGGTGAAGGATTTATTCAACACCCAAATCTAGTGCCAGGCCGAGCTGTTCCCCGAGGGTCTGCCCGTGTTCCCCTGGCTCCTCTGCCCACTTCTGAAGTGCTGGGGTTCAGGAACACTGCGTGTGCTTTCAGCTCTAGGCCGCAGGGTCAGACTCACCGGAGCTCACCTGAGAACGATCCGCCTCGCACGACAGGAGAGGAGAGGAAGAGGCGAGGAGGAGAAGACGCGCACAgtg
- the LOC127513194 gene encoding protein shortage in chiasmata 1 ortholog isoform X3, producing the protein MNNHTVSNSCGRTQQSASFKTVRYKGIDYISEASVRCRLMMNVLEIPVPFQLDGNIYPHNGHLLDIAYRVPWKNKISMCTLQMTGSVMDDLKANIHFSDCLERFSVLQTGRRLEEVVPSSNPASQCSIGTAEVLWLLDGVESSAIRSPWEESFSPCTPDACCFTCDDLTLPEEVIFGDHLQRFKSHLPPFQTMLQRLKIMTVSDPVLNSSVNLLEGLVFRHCASYDAVLDEETGATFTGGNVIEVFKKEAALNEESLMLPVELHMDSSRRQEPIFSFAKLQGFLNVTREPIEERFPLKDLFKEATFADKLTTELEILEMAESSLANVTFKEPKSPVALRSYAEMELDLPLSPCNHTLCLPDLFMPSRLLSAEILSPVYKQHFMSDSDCENMEKAVWMAEKHPQCASKFLLAEPQVTKPLVHIQSLSELLTLLKVEMEPVPEPKDNMGQFHFTDSTVTMPNLSIYTEKIYTKKCKRAVRESHMDEIFSPLSIVKIDELLSKCASNAGNEQNHSVSSALPSSGRPTAVHPSQSKPLQSAVPTQVERGTTVKFFIMERMSHQGDSSTVTTTGGIDCKAVEIEQHMSSPAERCFGSQTISSTCLSEKQHSLVEMSKSSPLKHGVKDIEVISTIRKLPEKSEQRRENIISKSSPLSNCFRGRKGNNSVVHTYEDTLMSFVTLRKMSPMQKPQQSSPTSAEVTVNQNSIGKALPDNRINVVNHASDAGRSVIASEKSFPCEEKQEIISKIVYVQATESQRHAYRELHAMALPSMSKMQKLGISALNNRDFGTLSSELTRFLLKQQERMLRTEQDADSVNEMPLLHILVTLKEHVLFGCDLNAAAEYLAQAKDSCTLSCLNELLRKFEVLQYLSQKRQEPNPKLLELQEQINTWMNSHANHNTRVLVLTVNGVNKELLSALNQVSGNSVSEIVPGEGKHKVVSREVMDRLSYSRCVVVCSQHIGPDFPWQSFSVVFELHCVGHSPFGSVCSERNIDFISFSTAVPESTDISEESTAKSYLDTVPFVLLITDGLLNRLKIQFTLETMYNIVLLERKHSPSALKLGGTHFDVITVDETTAILIQELSELDMKIGQASERVVMRLSALSLQFSRCWLILHCAENHRALISSNIYINLVHIYSASVLFGIKSEKFDVKVLMVCEEEEIASYIYQISLHTLMNSERDGLSWLDRDWLSVRPTEAEHCLLHFPCINPLIAQLMLRRAPSLQWLLGASFFELQEMFPQIPHKVIKLFSDITAESKVKKATLKSENTPFSDINSPAHPHLPPWTQDLDKPQLDLEDKTPYSQFTQLIGHNRRRGEETWRKNELSLPDSTHSHSFNPLLPSQFSQASATVSVWQPQGEGFIQHPNLVPGRAVPRGSARVPLAPLPTSEVLGFRNTACAFSSRPQGQTHRSSPENDPPRTTGEERKRRGGEDAHSDFGPNLRDYWSVFTGETSVQQKSSLNCIAEETTAILKTHFFPIGNRSSGR; encoded by the exons ATGAATAATCACACCGTGTCTAATTCATGTGGTCGAACCCAACAAAGTGCAAGTTTCAAGACTGTCAGGTATAAGGGTATTGATTACATCTCTGAG GCTTCAGTCAGATGCAGACTGATGATGAACGTGTTAGAAATTCCAGTTCCATTCCAGCTAGACGGCAACATCTACCCTCACAATGGACACTTGTTAGACATCGCTTACCGGGTACCATGGA AGAACAAAATATCCATGTGTACTCTACAAATGACTGGATCTGTAATGGATGACTTGAAGGCCAACATACATTTCAGTGACTGTTTGGAAAG GTTCAGTGTGTTGCAGACAGGAAGAAGACTAGAGGAAGTGGTTCCCAGCTCTAATCCTGCCTCTCAGTGCAGTATTGGTACTGCAGAAGTCCTCTGGCTTTTAGATGGAGTTGAGAGCAGTGCCATCAGGTCACCTTGGGAAGAGAGTTTCAGTCCATGTACACCAGATGCATGTTGCTTTACCTGTGATG ATCTCACTCTGCCAGAGGAGGTGATATTCGGTGACCATCTGCAGCGGTTCAAAAGCCACCTGCCTCCATTTCAAACGATGCTTCAGAGGCTGAAGATCATGACTGTCTCGGATCCTGTTCTCAATTCATCAGTAAATCTCTTAGAAGGGCTTGTTTTTAG ACACTGTGCCTCATATGATGCAGTTTTAGACGAAGAAACGGGTGCCACATTTACTGGAGGAAATGTTATAGAGGTGTTCAAAAAAGAGGCAGCACTGAATGAAGAG TCACTAATGTTGCCTGTTGAACTTCATATGGATTCATCCCGAAGACAAGAGccaattttttcttttgcaaaacTGCAAGGTTTTCTAAATGTCACCCGAGAACCAATAGAAGAACGTTTCCCCTTGAAAGATCTTTTTAAAGAAG ccACCTTCGCTGATAAACTCACGACTGAGTTGGAGATCCTGGAAATGGCTGAAAGCAGTTTAGCTAACGTCACCTTTAAGGAGCCAAAATCTCCAG TTGCTTTGAGGTCTTATGCTGAGATGGAATTAGACCTGCCTCTTTCACCATGTAATCATACGCTGTGTCTACCAGACCTGTTTATGCCCAGCAGACTTCTGTCAGCTGAAATCCTGTCACCAGTTTATAAGCA GCATTTCATGTCAGACAGTGATTGTGAAAATATGGAAAAAGCCGTTTGGATGGCAGAGAAACATCCCCAATGCGCGTCTAAGTTTTTACTTGCTG AACCACAGGTAACTAAGCCCTTGGTCCACATTCAGTCACTTTCAGAGCTTCTTACACTGCTGAAGGTGGAGATGGAACCAGTCCCAGAACCCAAAGATAATATGGGCCAGTTTCACTTCACGGACAGTACAGTGACGATGCCTAATCTCTCCATCTACACTGAgaaaatttacacaaaaaaatgcaAGAGAGCTGTGAGAGAATCACACATGGATGAAATATTCTCACCACTGTCTATTGTGAAAATAGATG AGTTGCTGAGTAAGTGTGCCTCAAATGCTG GAAATGAGCAAAATCACTCTGTTTCCTCAGCACTGCCATCTTCAGGCCGTCCCACTGCAGTTCACCCTTCCCAGAGTAAGCCTCTGCAGTCAGCTGTACCTACACAGGTGGAGAGAGGGACGACTGTGAAGTTCTTCATAATGGAGCGCATGTCTCACCAAGGAGACAGTTCTACAGTGACAACAACTGGAGGAATAGACTGTAAAGCTGTAGAGATAGAGCAACACATGTCTAGTCCAGCAGAAAGATGCTTTGGGAGCCAGACAATTTCCTCCACATGTCTTTCAGAGAAACAACACAGTTTGGTCGAGATGTCTAAGTCATCTCCATTGAAGCACGGTGTTAAAGATATTGAAGTAATATCCACTATACGTAAACTTCCTGAGAAGTCAGAACAGAGAAGAGAAAACATAATCTCTAAATCATCTCCGTTATCAAACTGTTTTAGAGGCAGAAAGGGAAACAATTCAGTAGTTCATACTTACGAAGACACTTTAATGTCTTTTGTGACATTAAGAAAGATGAGTCCAATGCAAAAACCTCAACAGAGCAGTCCAACATCTGCAG AAGTAACCGTGAATCAGAATTCTATTGGAAAAGCCTTGCCCGATAACAGGATAAATGTAGTGAATCACGCCTCAGATGCAGGAAGGAGTGTCATTGCCTCTGAGAAGAGCTTTCCCTGTGAAGAGAAGCAAGAGATCATCAGCAAGATTGTATACGTCCAAGCCACAG AGAGTCAGAGACATGCTTATAGGGAACTGCATGCGATGGCTCTGCCCTCTATGAGTAAAATGCAGAAGTTGGGCATCTCTGCTTTGAACAACAGAGACTTTGGCACTCTGTCTTCCGAACTCACACGATTCCTTCTAAAGCAGCAGGAGCGAATGCTTCGGACAGAACAGG ATGCAGATAGTGTTAATGAGATGCCACTGCTACATATTCTGGTAACACTGAAGGAACACGTCCTCTTCGGATGTGACCTCAATGCAGCTGCTG AGTACCTGGCTCAGGCGAAGGACTCCTGTACTCTTAGCTGTTTGAATGAGCTGTTGAGGAAGTTTGAGGTATTGCAGTATCTGAGTCAGAAGAGGCAGGAGCCCAACCCTAAACTACTGGAGCTCCAGGAGCAAATCAACACATGGATGAACTCCCACGCTAACCACAACACTAGA GTCCTAGTGTTAACAGTGAATGGTGTAAACAAAGAGCTGCTTTCAGCTCTCAACCAGGTATCAG GAAACTCTGTGTCTGAAATCGTCCCGGGTGAAGGAAAGCATAAAGTAGTGAGCAGAGAAGTGATGGACAG ACTGTCCTACAGTAGGTGTGTCGTTGTGTGCAGTCAGCACATTGGTCCTGATTTCCCATGGCAGAGTTTCAGTGTGGTGTTTGAGCTTCACTGTGTGGGTCACTCGCCCTTCGgcagtgtgtgttcagagaGAAACATCGACTTTATCTCCTTCTCCACTGCAGTGCCTGAATCCA CAGATATCTCAGAAGAATCAACTGCTAAATCATATCTGGACACTGTTCCATTTGTGCTGCTCATCACGGATGGTTTACTGAACCGCTTAAAGATACAGTTCACACTGGAGACAAT GTACAATATTGTTCTGCTGGAGAGGAAACATTCTCCATCTGCACTGAAGCTGGGCGGAACCCATTTTGATGTCATCACTGTGGATGAGACCACTGCCATCCTCATCCAG GAGCTGAGTGAGTTGGACATGAAGATTGGACAAGCATCTGAGCGTGTCGTCATGAGACTCTCAGCACTATCTCTGCAGTTCAGCCGCTGCTGGCTCATTCTGCACTGTGCCGAGAACCACAGGGCATT GATTTCCAGTAACATCTATATAAATCTGGTTCATATCTATTCTGCATCTGTGCTGTTCGGAATCAAGTCTGAGAAGTTTGATGTCAAG gtgttAATGGTGTGTGAGGAAGAAGAGATAGCGAGCTACATCTATCAGATCTCCTTACATACTCTGATGAATTCAGAGAGAGATGGACTGAGCTGGTTGGATAGAGATTGGCTCAGTGTGCGGCCCACAGAG gcAGAGCATTGCCTATTGCATTTTCCCTGCATTAATCCTCTGATTGCTCAACTGATGTTGAGGAGAGCTCCATCACTGCAGTGGCTGCTGGGAGCTTCTTTCTTTGAGCTGCAGGAAATGTTCCCACAGATCCCTCACAAAGTCATTAAG CTTTTCAGTGATATTACAGCTGAGTCCAAAGTCAAAAAGGCCACCCTGAAGAGTGAGAATACACCCTTCTCAGACATAAACAGCCCAGCTCATCCTCATCTGCCTCCCTGGACTCAGGATCTTGATAAACCTCAGTTAGACCTGGAGGATAAGACGCCATATAGCCAGTTTACACAGTTGATTG GTCATAACagaagaagaggagaggaaACATGGAGAAAAAATGAATTATCTCTTCCAGATTCAACTCACTCTCACTCATTCAACCCCTTATTGCCAAGTCAGTTCAGCCAAGCTTCAGCTACAGTGAGCGTCTGGCAGCCGCAGGGTGAAGGATTTATTCAACACCCAAATCTAGTGCCAGGCCGAGCTGTTCCCCGAGGGTCTGCCCGTGTTCCCCTGGCTCCTCTGCCCACTTCTGAAGTGCTGGGGTTCAGGAACACTGCGTGTGCTTTCAGCTCTAGGCCGCAGGGTCAGACTCACCGGAGCTCACCTGAGAACGATCCGCCTCGCACGACAGGAGAGGAGAGGAAGAGGCGAGGAGGAGAAGACGCGCACAgtg